One genomic window of Pseudomonas sp. LFM046 includes the following:
- the paaF gene encoding 2,3-dehydroadipyl-CoA hydratase PaaF codes for MPRTLAVLPPEQGVRLITLQRPEALNALNTELLGELAAELDAAEQDAETRVVVITGSRKAFAAGADIKEMAERDLVGILNDPRLAHWQRITRFSKPLIAAINGFCLGGGCELAMHADILIAGEDARFGQPEINLGIMPGAGGTQRLLRAVGKSLAMQMVLTGEAIDARHAQRSGLVSEVTQPEFTVERAVAIARVIAQKAPLAVRLAKEALLKAEDTDLASGLRFERHAFTLLAGTRDREEGIRAFQEKRRPDFTGQ; via the coding sequence ATGCCTCGAACCCTTGCTGTCCTGCCGCCCGAGCAGGGTGTCCGTCTGATCACCCTCCAGCGCCCGGAAGCACTGAACGCCCTGAATACCGAATTGCTGGGCGAACTGGCTGCCGAACTGGACGCCGCCGAGCAGGACGCCGAGACCCGTGTCGTGGTCATCACCGGCAGCCGCAAGGCTTTTGCCGCTGGCGCCGATATCAAGGAAATGGCCGAGCGCGACCTGGTAGGCATCCTCAATGACCCGCGTCTGGCCCATTGGCAGCGTATTACCCGCTTCAGCAAGCCGCTGATCGCCGCCATCAATGGTTTCTGCCTGGGCGGCGGCTGCGAACTGGCCATGCACGCCGACATCCTCATCGCCGGTGAAGACGCCCGCTTCGGCCAGCCGGAAATCAATCTCGGGATCATGCCCGGCGCCGGCGGCACCCAGCGCCTGCTGCGCGCCGTCGGCAAATCCCTGGCCATGCAGATGGTGCTCACCGGCGAAGCCATCGACGCCCGCCATGCCCAGCGCTCCGGCCTGGTCAGCGAAGTGACCCAGCCGGAGTTCACCGTCGAGCGGGCGGTGGCCATTGCCCGCGTCATCGCCCAGAAGGCGCCGCTGGCCGTACGACTGGCCAAGGAAGCGCTACTGAAAGCCGAGGACACGGACCTCGCCAGCGGCCTGCGCTTCGAGCGCCACGCCTTCACCCTGCTGGCCGGCACCCGCGACCGCGAGGAAGGCATTCGTGCCTTCCAGGAAAAGCGCCGCCCCGATTTCACCGGCCAGTAA
- the paaG gene encoding 2-(1,2-epoxy-1,2-dihydrophenyl)acetyl-CoA isomerase PaaG encodes MNFEHILFSIEAGVATLSLNRPEQLNSFNAKMHGEVREALKLVRQNPDVRVLLLTGEGRGFCAGQDLADRNVAPGAAAPDLGESIEKFYNPLIRALRDLPLPVICAVNGVAAGAGANIPLACDLVLAARSASFIQAFCKIGLIPDSGGTWTLPRLVGMARAKALTLLGDRLTAEQAEQWGLIYRVVDDAALREEALKLARHLATQPTYGLALIKRSLNASLNNSFDEQLDLERDLQRLAGRSEDYREGVSAFMEKRTPAFKGR; translated from the coding sequence ATGAATTTCGAGCACATCCTGTTTTCCATCGAGGCTGGCGTCGCCACCCTCAGCCTCAACCGCCCGGAGCAACTGAACAGCTTCAACGCCAAGATGCATGGCGAGGTCCGCGAAGCCCTCAAGCTGGTGCGCCAGAATCCGGACGTGCGCGTGCTGCTGCTGACCGGTGAAGGCCGTGGTTTCTGCGCCGGTCAGGATCTGGCCGACCGCAACGTCGCCCCTGGCGCTGCCGCGCCGGACCTGGGCGAGTCCATCGAGAAGTTCTACAACCCGCTGATCCGCGCCCTGCGCGACCTGCCGCTGCCGGTGATCTGCGCGGTGAACGGCGTGGCCGCCGGTGCCGGCGCCAACATCCCGCTGGCCTGCGACCTGGTCCTGGCTGCCCGCTCCGCCAGCTTCATCCAGGCCTTCTGCAAGATCGGCCTGATCCCGGACTCCGGCGGCACCTGGACCCTCCCCCGCCTCGTCGGCATGGCCCGCGCCAAGGCCCTGACCCTGCTGGGCGACCGCCTGACCGCCGAGCAAGCCGAACAGTGGGGCCTGATCTACCGCGTGGTGGACGACGCCGCGCTGCGCGAAGAAGCCCTGAAGCTGGCCCGCCACCTGGCCACCCAGCCGACCTACGGCCTGGCCCTGATCAAGCGCAGCCTCAACGCCAGCCTGAACAACAGCTTCGACGAGCAGCTGGACCTGGAGCGCGACCTGCAGCGCCTGGCCGGCCGCAGCGAGGATTACCGCGAGGGCGTCAGCGCCTTCATGGAAAAGCGCACCCCCGCCTTCAAAGGACGCTGA
- the paaH gene encoding 3-hydroxyacyl-CoA dehydrogenase PaaH: protein MPALNLSVPVAVIGAGAMGAGIAQVAAQAGHPVKLYDNRPGAAAQAIDGIDRQLGRVVEKGKLCAEARAAIVARLQPAESIDALADSGLVIEAIVENLEVKRGLLRQLEALCGKDCILASNTSSLSITSLAAGLEHPGRVVGMHFFNPAPLMALVEIVSGLATDPSLAECLYETANAWGKQPVHTKSTPGFIVNRVARPFYAESLRLLQEGAADCATLDALMRDAGGFRMGAFELTDLIGHDVNYAVTCSVFDAYYGDFRFQPSLIQKELVDAGRLGRKTGRGFYDYAEGAERPQPVELASTAIVDTCVVEGSLGVAEALVQRLADAGVTIVRRDGNGLLRVGDAVLALSDGRLASQRAGEDGLANLVLLDLALDYAKATRLGVSWAAHTSDVARDQAVALLQRAGLNVSPLADIPGLAVLRTVAMLANEGADAVLQGVGTAADIDLAMRAGVNYPQGPLAWADAIGLPAVLRTLDNLQAAYGEERYRPSLLLRRRVAEGRNFHD, encoded by the coding sequence ATGCCCGCCCTGAACCTTTCCGTCCCCGTTGCCGTGATCGGCGCCGGCGCCATGGGTGCCGGCATCGCCCAGGTGGCCGCCCAGGCGGGTCACCCGGTCAAGCTCTATGACAACCGCCCCGGCGCCGCCGCCCAGGCCATCGACGGCATCGACCGCCAACTGGGCCGTGTGGTGGAGAAAGGCAAGCTCTGCGCCGAAGCCCGCGCCGCCATCGTCGCCCGCCTGCAGCCGGCGGAGTCCATCGACGCCCTGGCCGATTCCGGCCTGGTGATCGAGGCCATCGTCGAGAACCTGGAGGTCAAGCGCGGCCTGCTGCGCCAACTGGAAGCGCTGTGCGGCAAGGACTGCATCCTCGCCAGCAACACCTCGTCGCTCTCCATCACCAGCCTCGCGGCCGGCCTGGAACATCCGGGCCGCGTGGTGGGCATGCACTTCTTCAACCCGGCGCCGCTGATGGCCCTGGTGGAGATCGTTTCGGGCCTGGCCACTGATCCGTCCCTGGCCGAGTGCCTGTACGAGACCGCCAACGCCTGGGGCAAGCAGCCGGTGCACACCAAGTCCACGCCCGGCTTCATCGTCAACCGCGTGGCCCGTCCCTTCTACGCCGAAAGCCTGCGCCTGCTGCAGGAAGGTGCTGCCGACTGCGCCACCCTGGACGCACTGATGCGCGACGCCGGCGGCTTCCGCATGGGCGCCTTCGAACTGACCGACCTGATCGGCCATGACGTCAACTACGCCGTGACCTGCTCGGTGTTCGACGCCTACTACGGTGATTTCCGCTTCCAGCCGTCGCTGATCCAGAAGGAACTGGTGGACGCGGGCCGCCTTGGCCGCAAGACCGGTCGCGGTTTCTACGACTACGCCGAAGGCGCCGAGCGCCCGCAGCCGGTCGAGCTGGCCAGTACCGCCATCGTGGACACCTGCGTGGTGGAAGGCAGCCTCGGCGTGGCGGAAGCCCTGGTGCAGCGCCTGGCCGACGCTGGCGTGACGATCGTGCGCCGCGATGGCAACGGCCTGCTGCGCGTCGGCGATGCGGTGCTCGCGCTGTCCGATGGCCGCCTGGCCAGCCAGCGCGCCGGCGAAGACGGTCTCGCCAACCTGGTGCTGCTGGACCTCGCCCTCGACTACGCCAAGGCCACTCGCCTGGGCGTCAGCTGGGCGGCGCACACCTCCGACGTTGCACGGGATCAGGCGGTGGCGCTGCTTCAGCGCGCCGGCCTCAACGTCAGCCCCCTGGCCGACATTCCCGGCCTCGCCGTGCTGCGCACCGTGGCCATGCTGGCCAACGAAGGCGCCGACGCCGTGCTGCAGGGCGTGGGCACCGCCGCCGACATCGACCTCGCCATGCGCGCAGGCGTGAATTACCCGCAAGGCCCGCTGGCCTGGGCCGACGCCATCGGCCTGCCGGCGGTGCTGCGCACCCTGGACAACCTGCAGGCCGCCTACGGCGAAGAGCGCTACCGCCCTTCCCTGCTGCTGCGCCGCCGCGTCGCCGAAGGGAGGAACTTCCATGACTAA
- the paaI gene encoding hydroxyphenylacetyl-CoA thioesterase PaaI → MTNHEALSLAEACGSALFERDAASQAMGMRLLSVAPGQARVGMSVRSDMVQGHGTCHGGYLFALADSAFAFACNSYNEATVAIGCSIDYVAPARLGDTLTAQATEQSRSGRTGNYDVRIENQNGQLIALFHGKSYKVRGPVLAQETPNE, encoded by the coding sequence ATGACTAACCACGAAGCCCTGTCACTGGCCGAAGCCTGCGGCAGCGCACTGTTCGAGCGCGACGCCGCCAGCCAGGCCATGGGCATGCGCCTGCTCTCCGTGGCGCCGGGCCAGGCCCGCGTCGGCATGAGCGTGCGTTCGGACATGGTCCAGGGCCACGGCACCTGCCATGGCGGCTACCTGTTCGCCCTGGCGGACTCGGCCTTCGCCTTCGCCTGCAACAGCTACAACGAGGCCACCGTGGCCATCGGCTGCAGCATCGACTACGTGGCGCCGGCACGCCTGGGCGACACCCTTACCGCCCAGGCCACCGAGCAGAGCCGCAGCGGGCGCACCGGCAACTACGACGTGCGCATCGAGAACCAGAACGGGCAACTGATCGCCCTCTTCCACGGCAAGTCCTACAAAGTGCGCGGCCCGGTACTCGCGCAGGAGACCCCCAATGAATGA
- the pcaF gene encoding 3-oxoadipyl-CoA thiolase, with the protein MNDALIIDAVRTPIGRYAGALSGVRADDLGAVPIRALIQRNPELDWSAIDDVIYGCANQAGEDNRNVARMSSLLAGLPMTVPGTTLNRLCGSGLDAIGNAARALRCGEAGLMIAGGVESMSRAPFVMGKAESAFSRQAEIFDTTIGWRFVNPLLKAEFGIDSMPETAENVAEQFNISREDQDAFALRSQQRAAAAQANGRLAKEIVPVEIPQRKGPPKVVALDEHPRGDTTLEQLAKLGTPFRQGGSVTAGNASGVNDGACALLLASPEAAKRHGLKARARVVGMATAGVEPRIMGIGPVPATRKVLELTGLSLADMDVIELNEAFAAQGLAVLRELGLADDDPRVNSNGGAIALGHPLGMSGARLVTTALHELEERQGRYALCTMCIGVGQGIALIIERL; encoded by the coding sequence ATGAATGACGCCCTGATCATCGATGCCGTGCGCACGCCCATCGGCCGCTACGCCGGCGCCCTGTCCGGCGTGCGCGCCGACGACCTCGGCGCCGTGCCGATCCGCGCCCTGATCCAGCGCAACCCGGAGCTGGACTGGAGCGCCATCGACGATGTGATCTACGGCTGCGCCAACCAGGCCGGCGAGGACAACCGCAACGTCGCGCGCATGTCTTCCCTGCTCGCCGGCCTGCCGATGACCGTGCCGGGCACCACCCTGAACCGCCTCTGCGGCTCCGGGCTGGACGCCATCGGCAACGCCGCCCGCGCCCTGCGCTGCGGCGAGGCCGGGCTGATGATCGCCGGCGGCGTGGAATCCATGTCCCGTGCACCGTTCGTGATGGGCAAGGCGGAGTCCGCCTTCTCCCGCCAGGCGGAAATCTTCGACACCACCATCGGCTGGCGCTTCGTGAATCCGCTGCTGAAGGCGGAGTTCGGCATCGACTCCATGCCGGAAACCGCCGAGAACGTCGCCGAGCAGTTCAATATTTCCCGCGAAGACCAAGACGCGTTCGCCCTGCGCAGCCAGCAGCGGGCCGCCGCTGCCCAGGCCAACGGCCGGCTGGCGAAGGAAATCGTCCCGGTGGAAATTCCCCAGCGCAAAGGCCCGCCCAAGGTCGTCGCCCTGGATGAACATCCGCGCGGCGACACCACCCTGGAACAGCTGGCCAAGCTGGGCACACCCTTCCGCCAGGGTGGCAGCGTCACCGCTGGCAACGCCTCGGGCGTCAACGACGGCGCCTGCGCCCTGCTCCTGGCCAGCCCCGAAGCGGCCAAGCGCCACGGCCTCAAGGCCCGCGCCCGAGTGGTCGGCATGGCCACCGCCGGCGTCGAGCCGCGCATCATGGGGATCGGCCCGGTGCCGGCCACCCGCAAGGTGCTGGAGCTGACCGGCCTGTCCCTGGCGGACATGGACGTGATCGAACTGAACGAAGCCTTCGCCGCCCAGGGCCTGGCCGTGCTGCGCGAGCTGGGTCTGGCCGACGACGATCCCCGCGTGAATTCCAACGGCGGCGCCATCGCCCTCGGCCACCCGCTGGGCATGAGCGGCGCGCGCCTGGTGACCACCGCATTGCACGAACTGGAAGAACGCCAGGGCCGCTACGCCCTTTGCACCATGTGCATCGGTGTCGGCCAGGGCATCGCCCTGATCATCGAAAGGCTCTGA
- the paaK gene encoding phenylacetate--CoA ligase PaaK — MNMIANTALLDPMETASVDELRQHQLERLRWSLKHAYDNVPLYRQRFDEKGVHPDDLKSLEDLAKFPFTGKSDLRDNYPFGMFAVPQSEIVRIHASSGTTGKPTVVGYTQNDIDTWANVVARSIRAAGGRKGDKVHISYGYGLFTGGLGAHYGAERLGCTVIPMSGGQTEKQVQLIRDFQPDIIMVTPSYMLNLADEIERQGIDPHKLALRLGIFGAEPWTAELRRAIEERMGITALDIYGLSEIMGPGVAMECAETKDGPTIWEDHFYPEIIDPVTGEVLPDGQLGELVFTSLSKEALPMIRYRTRDLTRLLPGTARPMRRMDKITGRSDDMLIIRGVNVFPTQIEEQVLKVRQLSENYEIHLFRNGNLDSIEVHVELKHEHDGLGEQQQQALCNELGKYIKTYIGISSRIVLRPCYSLKRSEGKACHVYDNRNK; from the coding sequence ATGAACATGATTGCCAATACCGCCTTGCTTGACCCGATGGAAACCGCCAGCGTCGACGAACTGCGCCAGCACCAGCTGGAGCGCCTGCGCTGGAGCCTGAAGCACGCCTACGACAACGTCCCGCTGTACCGCCAGCGCTTCGATGAAAAAGGCGTGCATCCGGATGATCTGAAATCCCTGGAAGACCTGGCCAAGTTCCCCTTCACCGGCAAGTCGGACCTGCGCGACAACTACCCCTTCGGCATGTTTGCCGTGCCCCAGAGCGAGATCGTCCGCATCCACGCCTCCAGCGGTACCACCGGCAAGCCCACCGTGGTCGGCTACACCCAGAACGACATCGACACCTGGGCCAATGTGGTGGCGCGCTCGATCCGCGCCGCCGGCGGTCGCAAGGGCGACAAGGTGCACATCTCCTACGGCTACGGCCTGTTCACCGGCGGCCTGGGCGCCCACTACGGCGCCGAGCGCCTGGGCTGCACCGTGATCCCGATGTCCGGCGGCCAGACCGAGAAGCAGGTCCAACTGATCCGCGACTTCCAGCCGGACATCATCATGGTCACCCCGTCCTACATGCTGAACCTGGCTGACGAGATCGAGCGCCAGGGCATCGACCCGCACAAACTGGCCCTGCGCCTCGGTATCTTCGGCGCCGAACCCTGGACCGCCGAGCTGCGCCGTGCCATCGAGGAGCGCATGGGCATCACCGCCCTGGACATCTACGGTCTGTCGGAAATCATGGGACCGGGCGTCGCCATGGAATGCGCCGAGACCAAGGACGGCCCGACCATCTGGGAAGACCACTTCTACCCCGAGATCATCGACCCGGTGACCGGCGAAGTGCTGCCGGACGGCCAACTCGGCGAGCTGGTGTTCACTTCGCTGTCCAAGGAAGCGCTGCCGATGATCCGCTACCGCACCCGCGACCTGACCCGCCTGCTGCCGGGCACCGCGCGGCCCATGCGGCGCATGGACAAGATCACCGGCCGCAGCGACGACATGCTGATCATCCGTGGCGTCAATGTGTTCCCGACCCAGATCGAAGAGCAGGTGTTGAAGGTCAGGCAGCTCTCCGAGAACTACGAGATCCACCTTTTCCGCAACGGCAACCTGGACAGCATCGAGGTGCACGTCGAGCTCAAGCACGAGCACGACGGCCTGGGCGAACAGCAGCAACAGGCGCTGTGCAACGAGCTGGGCAAGTACATCAAGACCTACATCGGCATCAGCTCGCGCATCGTCCTGCGCCCCTGCTACTCGCTGAAGCGCTCGGAAGGCAAGGCCTGCCACGTCTACGACAACCGCAACAAATAA
- a CDS encoding DUF1428 domain-containing protein, producing the protein MTYVDGFVVPVPTANREAYRKVAEMAAGVFKECGALSVVECWGDDVPEGKVTSFPMAVKLKEGETVVFSWITWPSKQVRDAGMKKAMEDPRMQPNPSNMPFDGQRMIFGGFEVLVKG; encoded by the coding sequence ATGACCTATGTAGATGGCTTCGTAGTGCCCGTCCCCACCGCCAACCGCGAGGCCTACCGCAAAGTGGCCGAGATGGCCGCTGGTGTCTTCAAGGAGTGCGGCGCCCTCAGCGTCGTCGAGTGCTGGGGCGACGACGTGCCCGAAGGCAAGGTAACGTCCTTCCCGATGGCGGTGAAGTTGAAGGAAGGCGAAACCGTGGTCTTCTCCTGGATCACCTGGCCCTCGAAGCAGGTGCGGGACGCCGGCATGAAGAAAGCGATGGAAGACCCGCGCATGCAGCCCAATCCGAGCAATATGCCCTTCGATGGTCAGCGGATGATCTTTGGCGGGTTCGAGGTCTTGGTGAAAGGCTGA
- the tssA gene encoding type VI secretion system protein TssA has translation MSLPMTDSPASDLLEPIPGPEPCGPSLRYDPAWDQLRDLRREDDSSLPTGVWQAELKRGDWAAVERLAGKLLRERSKDLMLAAWLGEAWLLRSGLDGLAPALGLLAGLCECYPEALHPQPEDGDRSWRVAPLEWMVRRYGEIVLTRCALFGDEQADLAHVTLHGWQQLQQRQVQASDSKADKAAAEAARLEQRKLAEILRQLPTASFERVRHGMETSLVELNRLDAWCDGWLGDLAPSFAPLQQTLNAIRSLMQEFIPMPSQTPPVPAPKPEVEADPGPSEAEMPPAFTGAPGSREDAYRQLALIADYLARTEPHSPVPYVIRRAVEWGNQPLGELLEELISADAEARRLWKLLGVLK, from the coding sequence ATGAGCCTGCCGATGACCGACAGCCCCGCCAGCGATCTGCTGGAACCCATTCCCGGCCCTGAACCCTGCGGCCCCAGCCTGCGCTACGACCCGGCCTGGGACCAATTGCGCGATTTGCGTCGGGAGGACGATTCCAGCCTGCCCACCGGGGTCTGGCAGGCGGAGCTGAAACGGGGTGACTGGGCCGCGGTGGAGCGACTGGCAGGCAAGCTGCTGCGCGAACGCAGCAAGGACCTGATGCTGGCCGCCTGGCTGGGTGAGGCCTGGCTGCTGCGCAGTGGTCTCGACGGCCTGGCTCCGGCGCTGGGGCTGCTGGCCGGACTCTGCGAATGCTACCCGGAGGCGCTCCACCCCCAGCCGGAAGACGGCGACCGATCCTGGCGCGTAGCACCGCTGGAATGGATGGTGCGTCGCTACGGCGAGATCGTCCTGACCCGTTGCGCGCTGTTCGGCGACGAACAGGCCGACCTTGCCCACGTGACCCTGCATGGTTGGCAGCAACTTCAGCAGCGCCAGGTGCAGGCCAGTGACAGCAAAGCGGACAAGGCCGCCGCCGAAGCGGCGCGGTTGGAACAGCGCAAGCTGGCCGAAATCCTCAGGCAGCTGCCCACGGCCAGCTTCGAGCGTGTTCGCCACGGCATGGAGACGAGCCTGGTCGAGCTGAATCGCCTGGACGCCTGGTGCGACGGCTGGCTGGGGGACCTGGCTCCGAGCTTCGCGCCACTGCAGCAGACCCTGAACGCCATTCGCTCGCTCATGCAGGAGTTCATTCCCATGCCATCCCAGACTCCGCCTGTGCCCGCGCCAAAACCCGAAGTCGAGGCAGATCCCGGGCCCAGCGAGGCGGAGATGCCACCGGCCTTCACGGGCGCCCCCGGCAGCCGGGAAGATGCCTATCGCCAACTGGCGCTGATTGCCGACTACCTGGCCCGTACCGAGCCCCATAGTCCGGTGCCCTACGTGATCCGCCGCGCGGTTGAATGGGGCAACCAGCCGCTGGGTGAGTTGCTGGAAGAGTTGATCAGCGCCGACGCCGAAGCGCGCCGGTTGTGGAAGCTGCTCGGCGTACTGAAGTAG